A window of the Streptomyces luomodiensis genome harbors these coding sequences:
- a CDS encoding 1-phosphofructokinase family hexose kinase — protein sequence MILTVTLNTALDITYRVPELRPHATHRVTEALERPGGKGLNVARVLAALGHDTVVTGFAGGVTGTVLRQLLAQLPTAGDGLGDGARPGTVPGGARPGTVPDGTRPGRITDALVPIAGTTRRTIGVVDATTGDTTQLNEPGPVVTTAEWSAFMESYGRLLREASAVALCGSLPPGVPVGTYALLIREAHAAGVPTLLDTSGEPLRRGIAARPHVVKPNAEELAGLTGATDPLRAARDARRRGAHAVAASLGSEGMLAATAHGTWRAAPPRRLTGNPTGAGDAAVAGLLSGLVEELPWPDRLARAVALSAAAVRAPVAGEFDRPVYDEVLSQVEVTEHPTAA from the coding sequence GTGATCCTTACGGTCACGCTCAACACCGCCCTCGACATCACCTACCGGGTGCCAGAACTGCGCCCACACGCCACCCATCGCGTCACCGAGGCCCTCGAACGGCCCGGCGGCAAGGGCCTCAACGTGGCCCGGGTGCTGGCCGCGCTCGGCCATGACACCGTCGTCACCGGCTTCGCCGGCGGGGTCACCGGAACGGTGCTGCGGCAACTGCTCGCCCAGCTCCCCACGGCTGGTGACGGCCTCGGGGACGGGGCACGTCCGGGGACAGTTCCCGGCGGGGCACGTCCGGGGACAGTTCCCGACGGCACACGTCCGGGGAGGATCACCGACGCGCTGGTCCCGATCGCCGGCACCACCCGGCGCACCATCGGCGTCGTGGACGCCACCACGGGCGACACCACCCAGCTCAACGAGCCCGGCCCGGTCGTCACCACCGCCGAGTGGTCCGCCTTCATGGAGAGTTACGGCCGGCTGCTGCGCGAGGCGTCGGCGGTCGCCCTGTGCGGCAGTCTGCCGCCCGGGGTCCCCGTCGGGACGTACGCCCTGCTGATCCGGGAGGCGCATGCGGCGGGCGTACCCACCCTGCTGGACACCAGCGGCGAACCGCTGCGCCGGGGCATCGCCGCCCGCCCGCATGTCGTCAAGCCCAACGCCGAGGAGCTCGCCGGACTCACCGGCGCCACCGACCCGCTGCGCGCCGCGCGTGACGCCCGGCGGCGCGGGGCGCACGCGGTGGCCGCCTCACTGGGCTCCGAGGGCATGCTCGCGGCCACCGCCCACGGCACCTGGCGCGCCGCCCCGCCCCGCCGGCTGACGGGCAATCCGACGGGGGCCGGGGACGCGGCGGTCGCGGGGCTGCTGTCCGGGCTGGTGGAGGAGTTGCCGTGGCCGGACCGGCTGGCCCGCGCGGTGGCCCTGTCGGCGGCGGCCGTACGGGCCCCGGTGGCGGGCGAGTTCGACCGACCGGTCTACGACGAGGTGCTGAGCCAGGTCGAGGTGACGGAGCACCCCACGGCGGCGTGA
- a CDS encoding ROK family protein: MKHVIALDVGGTGMKAALIGADTTLLHEARRPTGRERGPDAVVAAILDFAAELREIGERRFGGPPVAAGVGVPGVLDEDRGVAVFAANLGWSNVPLRALLTERLDGIPVALAHDVRMGGLAEGRIGAGEGAPRFLFVAVGTGIAGAIGIDGRVDPGAHGSSGEIGHIVVRPGGPACGCGQSGCLETLASASAVGRAWADASGDPAATAADCAKAVRAGDPKAVAVWREMVDALADGLVTALTLLDPGVLIVGGGLAEAGETLFAPLRTAVEERLTFQQLPRIVPAALGDTAGCLGAGLLAWDRLSTEVTT; the protein is encoded by the coding sequence GTGAAACACGTCATCGCCCTGGATGTGGGCGGCACCGGCATGAAGGCCGCCCTGATCGGGGCGGACACCACACTCCTCCACGAGGCCCGGAGGCCCACCGGGCGGGAGCGCGGACCCGACGCGGTCGTGGCCGCGATCCTCGACTTCGCCGCCGAGCTGCGCGAGATCGGCGAGCGGCGGTTCGGCGGGCCCCCGGTGGCGGCCGGGGTCGGCGTGCCCGGGGTCCTGGACGAGGACCGCGGAGTGGCCGTCTTCGCCGCCAACCTCGGCTGGAGCAACGTCCCGCTGCGGGCGCTGCTGACCGAGCGGCTGGACGGCATCCCGGTCGCGCTCGCGCACGACGTCCGGATGGGCGGGCTGGCCGAGGGGCGGATAGGAGCGGGTGAGGGCGCCCCGCGCTTCCTGTTCGTAGCCGTCGGCACCGGGATCGCGGGCGCCATCGGCATCGACGGGCGCGTCGACCCCGGAGCGCACGGTTCCTCCGGCGAGATCGGCCATATCGTCGTCCGGCCGGGCGGCCCCGCCTGCGGCTGCGGCCAGTCCGGCTGTCTGGAGACGCTCGCCTCGGCGTCGGCGGTGGGCCGTGCCTGGGCCGACGCGAGCGGCGATCCGGCGGCGACCGCCGCCGACTGCGCCAAGGCCGTCCGGGCCGGGGACCCGAAGGCCGTGGCGGTGTGGCGGGAGATGGTGGACGCGCTCGCCGACGGTCTGGTGACCGCCCTCACCCTGCTGGACCCCGGTGTGCTGATCGTCGGCGGCGGGCTGGCCGAGGCCGGCGAGACGCTGTTCGCACCGCTGCGTACCGCGGTCGAGGAGCGGCTCACCTTCCAGCAGCTTCCCCGTATCGTCCCGGCGGCCCTCGGGGACACCGCCGGTTGCCTGGGCGCGGGTCTGCTCGCCTGGGATCGTCTCTCTACGGAGGTAACCACCTGA
- the nagA gene encoding N-acetylglucosamine-6-phosphate deacetylase, protein MVQRTVLTGARVVRPEGVVDDGRVTVEGTRIAATGTRIAATDAHTAATGPAADPVSAPGGEVLDLPGCWIVPGFVDLHVHGGGGASFSAGTPEEALTAIGTHRRHGTTTMLASTVTGDLDDLAQQAAALSDLVEQGELAGIHFEGPFISPHRCGAHQPSLLRAPDPADVRKLVDAARGTARMMTLAPELPGGLESVRLLADSGVRAAVGHTDSTYEATLEAVEAGATVATHLFNAMPSLLHRAPGPIAALLEDERVTVELINDGTHLHPAALQLAFHRAGADRVAFITDAMGAAGMSDGRYPLGPMEVEVKDGVARISDGPTAGSIAGSTLTLDRAFRRAVTVDGLSVEEAVRALSATPARVLGIADRVGSLEPGKDADLVVLDDGFRLRGVMRRGDWVVRPELD, encoded by the coding sequence ATGGTCCAGCGAACGGTTCTCACGGGCGCCCGGGTGGTCCGGCCGGAAGGCGTGGTCGACGACGGGCGGGTCACGGTCGAGGGCACGCGCATCGCCGCGACCGGCACGCGCATCGCCGCGACGGACGCGCACACCGCCGCGACGGGACCGGCGGCGGACCCGGTGTCCGCCCCCGGCGGGGAGGTGCTCGACCTGCCGGGCTGCTGGATCGTCCCCGGCTTCGTGGACCTGCATGTGCACGGCGGCGGCGGGGCCTCGTTCTCGGCGGGCACCCCCGAGGAGGCCCTGACCGCCATCGGTACGCACCGGCGGCACGGCACCACCACCATGCTCGCCTCCACCGTCACCGGCGATCTGGACGACCTCGCCCAGCAGGCCGCCGCCCTCTCGGATCTGGTGGAGCAGGGCGAGTTGGCGGGCATCCACTTCGAGGGGCCGTTCATCTCCCCCCACCGCTGCGGTGCCCACCAGCCGTCGCTGCTGCGCGCACCCGATCCGGCGGATGTGCGCAAGCTCGTGGACGCGGCGCGCGGCACCGCGCGGATGATGACCCTCGCGCCCGAGCTGCCGGGCGGGCTGGAGTCCGTACGGCTGCTGGCCGACAGCGGAGTCCGCGCGGCCGTCGGCCACACCGACTCGACGTACGAGGCGACGCTGGAGGCCGTCGAGGCGGGCGCGACCGTGGCGACCCACCTGTTCAACGCGATGCCGTCACTGCTGCACCGCGCCCCCGGACCGATCGCGGCGCTGCTGGAGGACGAGCGGGTCACCGTCGAGCTGATCAACGACGGCACGCATCTGCACCCCGCCGCGCTCCAGCTGGCGTTCCACCGGGCGGGCGCGGACCGGGTCGCCTTCATCACCGACGCGATGGGCGCGGCGGGCATGAGCGACGGGCGCTATCCGCTCGGCCCGATGGAGGTCGAGGTGAAGGACGGCGTCGCGCGGATCAGCGACGGGCCGACGGCCGGCTCCATCGCGGGCTCCACCCTCACCCTGGACCGGGCCTTCCGGCGGGCCGTCACGGTCGACGGGCTCAGCGTCGAGGAGGCCGTCAGGGCGCTGTCCGCCACCCCCGCCCGGGTGCTGGGCATCGCCGACCGGGTGGGCTCGCTGGAGCCGGGCAAGGACGCCGATCTCGTCGTGCTCGACGACGGCTTCCGGCTGCGGGGCGTGATGCGCCGGGGCGACTGGGTGGTCCGTCCCGAACTGGACTGA
- a CDS encoding ABC1 kinase family protein, which translates to MKVAQFSLVLLVMSGFMTAFVVSARRLLGLHIGFIRALFAGLVSLAGLGVFNLVMQRPEQQGALTGVQFGSTLLVTMGFLAAWEVVFPSGSMGSPASWPRALRSRIARGRRYSHIVSIAVRHGLRPYLRGRSTGSVRLARPLRLALEEGGPTFVKLGQMLSTRHDMLPPEFISELSRLQSQVPPEPWPAVEKSLAEAYGVPWEEIFKDVDPVPLASASVAQVHAVWLRGGEKAVIKVLRPGVRTVVERDLDIICRLAAMLERRTRWARTLGMVGLAEGFAASVHEELDFRVEAANIATVAAAWARRPQDGPIRLPSVREELSGERVLVLEWLPGESIGAAKRLATATDAERLDWARALLTSMFDQILVDGVFHADPHPGNILLLDDGRIGLIDFGSVGRVDAQLRSGLKLFLLAVNTGDPAALYDALLQIVPRPDEIDERGLERALGRFLSRHFVPGSTPSVQVFADLLQLVARYGLTVPPEAAAVFRALATLEGTLTKISPGFNMVDEARGATLGTARRGTSPGQGGPVSPEQVLPGELLAAWELLRRLPRRLDRVTSALEQGRLGVGVRLFADARDRRYVRTLVHQVLLTFIAATSGLMSAILLTIQRGPEVVPGTGLFQLLGYHLLVITALLVLRVLFVISREER; encoded by the coding sequence GTGAAGGTGGCTCAGTTCTCCCTGGTCCTGCTGGTGATGAGCGGGTTCATGACCGCCTTCGTGGTGAGCGCGCGGCGGCTGCTCGGGCTGCACATCGGCTTCATCCGGGCGCTCTTCGCCGGGCTGGTCAGCCTGGCGGGGCTCGGGGTCTTCAACCTGGTGATGCAGCGCCCCGAGCAGCAGGGCGCCCTCACCGGGGTCCAGTTCGGCTCCACGCTCCTGGTCACGATGGGATTCCTGGCCGCCTGGGAGGTGGTGTTCCCCAGCGGATCGATGGGTTCGCCGGCCAGCTGGCCGAGGGCACTGCGGTCGCGGATCGCCCGGGGCCGCCGCTACTCCCACATCGTCTCGATCGCGGTACGGCACGGGCTGCGCCCGTATCTGCGCGGTCGCTCCACCGGGTCCGTCCGGCTGGCCCGGCCGCTGCGGCTGGCGCTGGAGGAGGGCGGCCCCACCTTCGTCAAGCTCGGCCAGATGCTGTCGACCCGGCATGACATGCTGCCGCCGGAGTTCATCAGCGAGCTCAGCAGACTCCAGTCCCAGGTGCCTCCCGAGCCCTGGCCCGCGGTGGAGAAGTCCTTGGCCGAGGCGTACGGGGTGCCCTGGGAGGAGATCTTCAAGGACGTCGACCCGGTCCCGCTGGCCTCCGCCTCCGTCGCCCAGGTGCACGCGGTGTGGTTGCGAGGTGGCGAGAAGGCCGTCATCAAGGTGTTGCGTCCGGGCGTCCGTACGGTCGTCGAGCGCGACCTGGACATCATCTGCCGGCTGGCCGCCATGCTGGAGCGGCGCACCCGCTGGGCGCGCACCCTCGGCATGGTGGGACTGGCGGAGGGGTTCGCCGCCTCCGTCCACGAGGAGCTGGACTTCCGGGTCGAGGCGGCGAACATCGCCACGGTGGCGGCCGCGTGGGCGCGGCGGCCGCAGGACGGGCCCATACGGCTGCCGTCGGTCCGCGAAGAGCTGTCCGGTGAGCGCGTGCTGGTCCTGGAGTGGCTGCCGGGGGAGTCCATCGGTGCGGCCAAACGGCTTGCCACCGCGACCGACGCGGAGCGGCTGGACTGGGCGCGGGCCCTGCTGACCAGCATGTTCGATCAGATACTGGTCGACGGCGTGTTCCACGCCGACCCGCACCCGGGAAACATCCTGCTGCTGGACGACGGGCGGATCGGACTCATCGACTTCGGCTCCGTCGGCCGGGTCGACGCCCAGCTGCGGTCCGGGCTCAAGCTGTTCCTGCTGGCCGTCAACACCGGTGATCCGGCCGCCCTGTACGACGCCCTGCTCCAGATCGTGCCCCGCCCCGACGAGATCGACGAACGCGGACTCGAACGGGCGCTGGGCCGCTTCCTGTCCCGCCACTTCGTGCCCGGCTCGACCCCCTCGGTGCAGGTGTTCGCCGACCTCCTCCAGCTCGTCGCCAGGTACGGGCTGACGGTGCCGCCGGAGGCGGCCGCGGTCTTCCGGGCGCTGGCCACGCTGGAAGGGACGCTCACCAAGATCTCCCCGGGGTTCAACATGGTGGACGAGGCACGCGGCGCCACCCTGGGGACGGCGCGCCGCGGCACATCCCCCGGCCAGGGCGGGCCCGTATCCCCGGAACAGGTCCTGCCGGGGGAGCTGCTGGCCGCATGGGAGCTGCTGCGCCGGCTGCCGCGCCGTCTGGACCGCGTCACCAGCGCGTTGGAGCAGGGGCGGCTGGGGGTCGGGGTGCGGCTGTTCGCCGACGCCCGCGACCGGCGTTACGTCCGCACCCTGGTCCATCAGGTGCTGCTCACCTTCATCGCGGCGACCAGCGGCCTGATGTCGGCGATCCTGCTGACCATCCAGCGCGGCCCGGAGGTCGTCCCCGGCACGGGGCTCTTCCAACTGCTCGGCTACCACCTGCTGGTGATCACGGCGCTGCTGGTGCTGCGCGTGCTGTTCGTCATCTCCCGGGAAGAGAGATAG
- a CDS encoding DUF3263 domain-containing protein, giving the protein MTVDRPTTPGPPGPDPSEDPAEQDQDQGQDQGQERGSGAGLSDRDRSVLAVERRGWPGPGAKERAIRERLGISPTRYYQLLNALLDDPRALAHDPVTINRLRRIRDERRERR; this is encoded by the coding sequence ATGACAGTGGACAGGCCCACCACGCCCGGCCCGCCCGGCCCGGACCCTTCGGAAGACCCCGCCGAGCAGGACCAGGACCAGGGGCAGGACCAGGGTCAGGAGCGGGGCTCAGGAGCCGGGCTGTCCGACCGTGACCGGTCCGTGCTGGCCGTGGAGCGGCGTGGCTGGCCGGGCCCCGGCGCCAAGGAGCGCGCGATACGGGAGCGGCTCGGCATCTCCCCGACCCGCTACTACCAGCTGCTGAACGCGCTGCTGGACGACCCCAGAGCCCTGGCACACGACCCGGTGACCATCAACCGGCTGCGCAGGATCAGGGACGAGCGCCGCGAACGACGCTGA
- a CDS encoding extracellular solute-binding protein codes for MQRRRFLGLTTAGVAAVAATPGLTACGGSGSDGDVTLTVVAADYGDSTANSSQKYWDKLVRAFEAKHRGIKVDVKVYSWTDVDRRVADMVKKGQAPDIAQIGAYADYAAQGMLYRADEMLSIPTQAGFIASIAHAGEVRRVQYGLPFVASARLLFYNKKLFDQAGISSAPTSWDELKEAAELLKSSGVKIPYGLPLGPEECQAETMMWMLSGGGGYTDTNGSYTIDSTQNIKTFEWLRDELVGAGLTGPGSPARTNRQDTFDAFTRGEVGMLNGHPTLMQQAAGHGISYGTAPLPGRKGKAESTMGVADWAMAFKQNGHREEIGTFLDFVYSDKNVLAFADEYDLLPVTTSVEQTMRDDREHKRLWQFLDELESAEFYPADKTSWAEVSKLIKEKIGSTVAKGGDPASVLGQIQREADALENAGA; via the coding sequence GTGCAGCGGCGACGGTTCTTGGGTCTGACGACGGCGGGTGTCGCCGCGGTGGCGGCCACCCCGGGGCTCACGGCCTGCGGCGGCTCCGGTTCGGACGGCGACGTCACCTTGACGGTGGTCGCGGCCGACTACGGCGACAGCACCGCCAACAGCTCCCAGAAGTACTGGGACAAGCTGGTCCGGGCGTTCGAGGCGAAGCACCGCGGGATCAAGGTCGACGTCAAGGTCTACAGCTGGACCGATGTCGACCGGCGCGTCGCCGACATGGTCAAGAAGGGGCAGGCCCCGGACATCGCGCAGATCGGCGCGTACGCCGACTACGCCGCGCAGGGCATGCTCTACCGCGCCGACGAGATGCTCTCCATCCCCACCCAGGCCGGTTTCATCGCCTCCATCGCCCATGCGGGTGAGGTGAGACGGGTGCAGTACGGGCTGCCGTTCGTGGCCAGCGCCCGGCTGCTCTTCTACAACAAGAAGCTCTTCGACCAGGCCGGCATATCCTCCGCCCCCACCAGCTGGGACGAGCTCAAGGAGGCCGCGGAGCTGCTCAAGTCCAGCGGGGTGAAGATCCCGTACGGGCTGCCGCTCGGCCCCGAGGAGTGCCAGGCCGAGACCATGATGTGGATGCTCAGCGGCGGTGGCGGCTACACCGACACCAACGGCAGCTACACCATCGACTCCACCCAGAACATCAAGACCTTCGAATGGCTGCGGGACGAGCTGGTCGGCGCCGGCCTCACCGGCCCCGGCTCCCCGGCCCGCACCAACCGGCAGGACACCTTCGACGCCTTCACCCGCGGCGAGGTCGGCATGCTCAACGGCCACCCGACCCTGATGCAGCAGGCAGCCGGCCACGGCATCAGCTACGGCACCGCCCCCCTGCCCGGCCGCAAGGGCAAGGCCGAGTCGACGATGGGCGTCGCCGACTGGGCGATGGCCTTCAAGCAGAACGGCCACCGCGAGGAGATCGGGACCTTCCTCGACTTCGTCTACAGCGACAAGAACGTGCTCGCCTTCGCCGACGAGTACGACCTGCTGCCGGTGACTACCTCCGTCGAGCAGACGATGCGCGACGACCGTGAGCACAAGCGGCTGTGGCAGTTCCTCGACGAGCTGGAGAGCGCCGAGTTCTACCCGGCCGACAAGACCTCCTGGGCGGAGGTCAGCAAGCTGATCAAGGAGAAGATCGGCTCGACCGTGGCCAAGGGCGGCGACCCGGCGAGCGTGCTGGGCCAGATCCAGCGCGAGGCCGACGCCCTGGAGAACGCGGGGGCATGA
- a CDS encoding carbohydrate-binding protein — MTAGNNGSDTPENDDPFAYLYRSEGDQGQQGGQSGQPGAAPRTGGYGYPGPAQPGVPRTSYNHVRAVGERTYGQQIPNQQPQGYGQQGGPGRQNAYYAAPETLPGGAPRQPGAAAPRGGHGGGGRGPNNKGLLIGAIAVVAVVIVGIGVAMITNGDDKKDDQADPTNQPTASASAQPSGSAGASKDPDEDLPAEDAAKMRLAGGAATASDIQGAKAEGGTYVGGLNTPGASATWTVDVAKAKSYRLYVTYGVPGEDQSMSLTINGKKESRPLNMKNFAGAPKGDYEKGWTETWSIVQLNKGTNTITVSCENGDKCDANIDQMWLDKG; from the coding sequence ATGACGGCCGGCAACAACGGCTCGGACACGCCGGAGAACGACGACCCGTTCGCCTACCTGTATCGCTCGGAGGGCGACCAGGGACAGCAGGGCGGTCAGTCGGGTCAGCCGGGTGCCGCCCCCCGCACCGGTGGTTACGGCTACCCCGGTCCGGCCCAGCCGGGGGTCCCCCGCACCTCCTACAACCATGTGCGCGCGGTGGGTGAGCGCACCTACGGCCAGCAGATCCCGAACCAGCAGCCGCAGGGGTACGGCCAGCAGGGCGGCCCCGGCCGGCAGAACGCCTACTACGCCGCCCCCGAGACCCTGCCCGGCGGCGCTCCCCGCCAGCCCGGTGCGGCCGCCCCGCGCGGCGGCCACGGGGGCGGCGGCCGCGGCCCCAACAACAAGGGGCTGCTCATCGGCGCGATCGCCGTGGTCGCGGTGGTCATCGTGGGCATCGGCGTCGCCATGATCACCAACGGTGACGACAAGAAGGACGACCAGGCCGACCCGACCAACCAGCCCACGGCGAGCGCCAGCGCCCAGCCCAGCGGGTCCGCCGGGGCCTCCAAGGACCCGGACGAGGACCTGCCCGCTGAGGACGCCGCGAAGATGCGGCTGGCCGGCGGCGCGGCCACCGCGAGCGACATCCAGGGCGCCAAGGCCGAGGGCGGCACCTACGTCGGCGGGCTCAACACCCCGGGCGCGTCGGCGACCTGGACCGTGGACGTGGCCAAGGCGAAGTCGTACCGGCTGTACGTCACCTACGGTGTGCCCGGCGAGGACCAGAGCATGTCGCTGACGATCAACGGCAAGAAGGAGTCGCGGCCGCTCAACATGAAGAACTTCGCGGGCGCGCCGAAGGGCGACTACGAGAAGGGCTGGACCGAGACCTGGTCCATCGTCCAGCTCAACAAGGGCACCAACACGATCACCGTGTCGTGCGAGAACGGCGACAAGTGCGACGCCAACATCGACCAGATGTGGCTGGACAAGGGCTGA
- the cdgB gene encoding diguanylate cyclase CdgB, producing METESEPYIRLATLRQLHQVVADLNTARNFADTLQAVADGVIAGLGFELSAVNLVRPDGDLVVAAVGGSPGAEALMAGRVGSRSSWERRLAMGDRWGDLRFIPYSEGWVLDDDDVPQWHTPGPAPRFPDEWHPMDRLFAPLYAAGASGGELIGVLSVDKPRNGRRPGAWGREALQVYAFHAAVAIGNARLRGNMQRALLRLEREQQALRASEESFRQAFEYAPSGMAIAEMGGDQDGRLLRTNDALCRLLGRPASAMRRCSFSDLVHPEDIGTLLRTSAEGGRAELRLARRDGSYVWVSLRNSVVADAADGPRFLLTHVEDIEERKRHELQLAHRASHDSLTGLPNSAELRARLAARLCATPPQPGGGYEDEAASPDGGAMGGGVYVDAAGHLHGFDDFECFGTPPPADSVPFDGHVHTIPPNEDSAADDGHKGLAVLFCDLDGFKSINDRFGHHAGDAVLIEVARRLSNGVRDGDTVARLGGDEFVVLADGLGRADAQDLAVRLRNAITPPIRVDGRAVRVGASFGIGWAGCGMSAEEVLQSADQRMYIEKRSRSKERRRAG from the coding sequence ATGGAGACCGAGTCGGAGCCGTACATCCGCCTTGCGACACTGCGGCAGCTGCACCAGGTGGTCGCCGATCTGAACACCGCCCGCAACTTCGCCGACACGCTTCAGGCCGTCGCCGACGGCGTCATCGCCGGACTCGGCTTCGAGCTGTCGGCCGTCAACCTCGTCCGCCCCGACGGAGACCTCGTCGTCGCCGCCGTCGGCGGCAGTCCGGGCGCCGAGGCGCTGATGGCCGGGCGGGTCGGCTCCCGTTCCTCCTGGGAGCGCCGGCTGGCCATGGGCGACCGCTGGGGCGATCTGCGCTTCATTCCGTACAGCGAGGGCTGGGTCCTGGACGACGACGACGTCCCGCAGTGGCACACGCCCGGCCCCGCGCCCCGCTTCCCCGACGAATGGCACCCCATGGACCGCCTGTTCGCCCCGCTCTACGCGGCGGGCGCCTCCGGCGGGGAGCTGATAGGCGTGCTGTCCGTCGACAAGCCCCGCAACGGCCGCCGCCCCGGCGCCTGGGGCCGCGAAGCCCTCCAGGTGTACGCCTTCCACGCCGCCGTCGCGATCGGCAACGCCCGGCTGCGCGGCAACATGCAGCGCGCCCTGCTGCGCCTGGAGCGCGAGCAGCAGGCGCTGCGCGCCAGCGAGGAGTCCTTCCGGCAGGCGTTCGAGTACGCGCCCAGCGGTATGGCCATCGCCGAGATGGGCGGCGATCAGGACGGCCGGCTGCTGCGCACCAACGACGCCCTGTGCCGGCTGCTGGGCCGCCCCGCCTCCGCGATGCGCCGCTGCTCGTTCTCCGACCTCGTCCACCCCGAGGACATCGGCACCCTGCTGCGCACCTCCGCCGAGGGCGGCCGCGCCGAGCTGCGGCTGGCCCGCCGCGACGGTTCGTACGTCTGGGTCTCGCTGCGCAACTCGGTGGTGGCCGACGCCGCCGACGGCCCGCGCTTCCTGCTCACCCATGTCGAGGACATCGAGGAGCGCAAGCGCCATGAGCTCCAGCTCGCCCACCGCGCCAGCCATGACTCCCTGACCGGACTGCCCAACAGCGCCGAGCTGCGGGCCCGCCTCGCCGCCCGGCTGTGCGCCACCCCGCCGCAGCCGGGCGGGGGGTACGAGGACGAGGCCGCCTCGCCCGACGGGGGTGCCATGGGCGGCGGGGTCTACGTGGACGCGGCGGGGCATCTCCACGGCTTCGACGATTTCGAGTGCTTCGGCACCCCGCCCCCCGCCGACAGCGTCCCGTTCGACGGTCATGTGCACACCATCCCGCCCAACGAGGACTCCGCCGCCGACGACGGTCACAAGGGACTCGCGGTGCTCTTCTGCGACCTCGACGGCTTCAAGTCCATCAACGACCGGTTCGGCCACCACGCGGGCGACGCCGTGCTCATCGAGGTCGCCCGCCGGCTGAGCAACGGCGTACGGGACGGGGACACGGTCGCCCGCCTCGGCGGCGACGAGTTCGTCGTCCTCGCCGACGGCCTCGGCCGGGCCGACGCCCAGGACCTGGCGGTGCGGCTGCGCAATGCGATCACCCCGCCCATCCGGGTGGACGGCCGGGCCGTCCGGGTGGGGGCCAGCTTCGGCATCGGCTGGGCGGGCTGCGGAATGTCCGCCGAAGAGGTGCTGCAATCCGCTGACCAGCGGATGTACATCGAGAAGCGGTCCCGCTCCAAGGAGCGCCGGCGGGCCGGATGA
- the otsB gene encoding trehalose-phosphatase — protein sequence MGSHPLPVPTTSVGREGLAALLERPGHAVVGLDFDGTLAEIVPDPDRARAHSGAVPALSRLAPRMRSVAVITGRPAEVAVRYGGFAGAEGLDGLVVLGLYGAERWDAASGAVQAPEPHPGVADVKAELPATLTAHGASQGTWIEDKGRAVAVHTRRAEDPQATFERLRAPLHALAERHGLIVEPGRLVLELRPPGMDKGVALTEYVRRTGAAAVLYAGDDLGDLAAFAAVERLREEGVPGVLVCSGSAEVTELAERADLVVDGPAGVVGLLSALADAVGGDAA from the coding sequence ATGGGCAGTCATCCCCTTCCCGTACCCACCACCTCCGTCGGCCGTGAGGGCCTCGCCGCTCTCCTCGAACGGCCCGGCCACGCCGTCGTCGGACTCGACTTCGACGGCACCCTCGCCGAGATCGTCCCCGACCCCGATCGGGCCCGCGCCCACTCCGGCGCCGTTCCCGCGCTCTCCCGGCTGGCCCCGCGGATGCGCTCCGTCGCGGTGATCACGGGCCGTCCGGCCGAGGTCGCCGTCCGGTACGGCGGCTTCGCCGGGGCCGAGGGGCTGGACGGGCTCGTCGTCCTCGGCCTCTACGGGGCCGAGCGCTGGGACGCGGCGAGCGGCGCCGTCCAGGCGCCCGAACCGCACCCCGGCGTCGCCGACGTCAAGGCCGAACTCCCCGCCACCCTCACCGCGCACGGTGCCTCGCAGGGCACCTGGATCGAGGACAAGGGCCGCGCCGTCGCCGTCCACACCCGTCGCGCCGAGGACCCCCAGGCCACCTTCGAGCGGCTGCGCGCACCCCTCCACGCACTGGCCGAGCGCCATGGGCTCATCGTCGAGCCCGGCCGGCTGGTGCTGGAGCTGCGGCCGCCGGGCATGGACAAGGGCGTGGCGCTCACCGAGTACGTGCGGCGGACGGGTGCGGCGGCCGTGCTCTACGCGGGCGACGACCTCGGCGACCTGGCCGCGTTCGCGGCGGTGGAGCGGCTGCGCGAGGAGGGCGTGCCGGGGGTGCTGGTGTGCAGTGGCAGCGCGGAGGTGACCGAGCTGGCCGAACGGGCGGATCTGGTGGTCGACGGCCCGGCGGGCGTGGTGGGGCTGCTCTCGGCCCTGGCCGACGCGGTCGGCGGCGACGCCGCCTAG